The region TATCCACTTGCCTCCAGTGACAGGATTGTGAGAAACAGCGCGCCGTTAATTGCACAGTTGGAACCCATCTGCATCACGATCAGTCGCCGCAGCATCCGAGAACGCGCTACCAAACTCAGTCCCTCTGCCGTCGTGCGGATGATGGTGGTGCTGGAACGTGTTGGTGGATTGAGCTCTGCATCAATGAAGATGTAGAAGGCGGCTGTTAATGCACTACCTGCCGCAAGCACGACGAAGGGGAATGCGGCAGCGATATCCAACAGCACGCCACCGATGAACGGCCAATAAGCCCTGCGAACTGCATGCGGGCCTGGATAAAGCCCTGCGCGGTGGCTATGTCTTCTGCGGCAACCAATTGGGGCAGCGAGGGATTGGCGCTGGCTTGGCCGATGGAGTGGGCGAACATCGATAAGCCCAGCAATGTGGCAAAAGCCCCCGCGCTAAATGTAGCTTCACCTTGAACAACTACGAAGGCTAAGCCCAGATTGCATAGCGCCGCCACCACATTGGCGCCCATGATTACGGGCTTGCGGTTGTATTTGTCAGCGGCTGCACCGCCAATGATTCCGCCGAGTAGCGCCGCCAGACCACTAATGGTTCCCAGCACACCAGCTAGCGTTATGCTGCCGGAAAATCTGAACGCCACAATCGGCACCGCTATTCCTGCCGCCACTCCGCAGATCTGAGCTATCACGTCAGAAAACAGATATAGCCGGAAATTCTTCGTGTGCATGGTCGTCCTTGTGTACTCAACCTTCGTCATGACAGGTTGCGTTAAGTAAACCAGATTACATTCGCTGAAAAAGTAAAACGGTTATTAATAGTCGCGTGCTATGGGCGAAGGCGCAGGAATGAGTGGGCAGGTGCTCTTCATTTTGATTTGGCTTGGGTGCCCCTGTTCGTTGCTCAGGAACTAGGGCGCGAAGTAGTGTTATGGAGGAATTCTTAACTTAAGCTGGAGGGATGATGCTATGTCGCTGAACGAAGCAGCTGCGGGCGCCATTAATAAGAAAGTCGCTCTGCTCGACCAATCCTTTGGTCGCTTTGCTACCCGTTCGATCTTGGCCGGTGTGTATCTGACTATCGGCACGGCATTCGCCGGCGTGGTTGGTCAGGCGGTGGAAGAACTCTTCCCGGGCTTGGGCTCTGTTGTCTTCGCCCTGCTCTTCGGCTTGGGTCTGTTTGCCATCATTCTGCTC is a window of Corynebacterium camporealensis DNA encoding:
- a CDS encoding MFS transporter, yielding MHTKNFRLYLFSDVIAQICGVAAGIAVPIVAFRFSGSITLAGVLGTISGLAALLGGIIGGAAADKYNRKPVIMGANVVAALCNLGLAFVVVQGEATFSAGAFATLLGLSMFAHSIGQASANPSLPQLVAAEDIATAQGFIQARMQFAGLIGRSSVACCWISLPHSPSSCLRQVVH